The Pelmatolapia mariae isolate MD_Pm_ZW linkage group LG9, Pm_UMD_F_2, whole genome shotgun sequence genome has a segment encoding these proteins:
- the si:dkey-192l18.9 gene encoding F-box/LRR-repeat protein 7 yields the protein MGANNGKQYGSEGKGSSSISSDISSSTDHTPTKAPKNVATTEGLDSSTRTLSTPSPGLILPSKSSSLSSPALSSNGHETNSSSSSSAPAETVAVIHPQPGTHTRSRQSKTHHYAPIDLLPDHTLLQIFSHLSTNQLCRCARVCRRWYNLAWDPRLWSTIQLTGELLHADRAIRVLTHRLCQDTPNICLTLETVVVNGCKRLTDRGLHVVAQCCPELRRLEVAGCYNISNEAVFEVVSRCPNLEHLNLSGCSKVTCISLTQEASLQLSPLHGQQISIHYLDMTDCFSLEDEGLRTIASHCPRLTHLYLRRCTRLTDEALRHLALHCPSVRELSLSDCRLVGDFGLREVARLEGCLRYLSVAHCTRITDVGMRYVARYCPRLRYLNARGCEGLTDHGLSHLARSCPRLKSLDVGKCPLVSDSGLEQLAMYCQGLRRVSLRACESVTGRGLKALAANCCELQLLNVQDCEVSPEALRFVRRHCRRCVIEHTNPAFY from the exons gtTTAGATTCCAGCACAAGAACACTGAGCACCCCGAGCCCGGGACTGATTCTGCCTTCCAagtcctcctccctctcctcaccTGCTCTCTCCAGCAACGGCCACGAGACCAACTCCTCGTCCTCGTCTTCTGCCCCCGCTGAGACGGTCGCTGTGATCCACCCTCAGCCTGGCACTCACACTCGCTCCAGACAGTCGAAAACCCACCACTACGCCCCCATAGATCTCCTCCCTGACCACACCCTCCTGCAGATCTTCTCCCACCTTTCGACCAACCAGCTGTGCCGCTGCGCACGCGTTTGCCGCCGCTGGTACAACCTGGCTTGGGACCCCAGGCTGTGGAGCACTATCCAGCTAACAGGAGAGCTGCTTCATGCCGACCGTGCCATCAGGGTCCTCACCCACCGGCTGTGCCAAGACACCCCGAACATTTGTCTGACCCTGGAGACGGTGGTGGTCAATGGCTGCAAGAGGCTCACTGACCGGGGCCTGCACGTGGTGGCCCAGTGCTGCCCCGAGCTACGCCGCCTGGAGGTTGCCGGCTGTTATAACATCTCTAATGAGGCCGTGTTTGAAGTGGTATCCCGCTGTCCCAACCTGGAACACCTAAACCTCTCag GCTGCTCCAAGGTGACATGCATCAGCCTAACCCAAGAGGCCTCACTCCAGCTGTCTCCATTGCACGGCCAGCAGATCTCCATCCACTACCTGGACATGACCGATTGCTTTTCCCTCGAGGACGAGGGCTTGCGAACTATCGCCTCCCACTGCCCTCGCCTGACTCATCTGTATTTGCGGCGATGCACCAGACTAACAGACGAAGCCTTGCGCCATTTGGCTCTCCACTGCCCTTCAGTGAGGGAGCTGAGCCTCAGTGACTGCCGCTTGGTGGGGGATTTCGGCCTCCGGGAAGTTGCCCGCCTAGAGGGTTGCCTGCGCTACTTAAGCGTGGCCCACTGTACCCGCATTACAGATGTAGGCATGCGCTATGTGGCTCGCTACTGCCCGAGACTGCGCTACTTGAATGCGAGGGGCTGCGAGGGGCTCACGGATCACGGCCTGAGTCACTTGGCCAGGAGCTGCCCCAGACTCAAGTCTCTGGATGTCGGTAAATGCCCGCTGGTGTCGGACAGCGGGCTGGAGCAGCTAGCCATGTACTGCCAAGGCCTGAGGCGAGTCAGTCTCAGAGCCTGTGAAAGTGTAACAGGCAGAGGACTCAAAGCTCTGGCGGCCAACTGCTGCGAGCTGCAGCTGCTCAACGTGCAGGACTGCGAGGTGTCACCGGAGGCTCTGCGGTTCGTCAGACGCCACTGTCGGCGCTGCGTCATCGAGCACACGAACCCCGCTTTCTACTGA
- the LOC134634129 gene encoding TNFAIP3-interacting protein 1-like: MPNDYKSGLHTLKTPPKRSMSLLENSMERLPVDPSESNDTDKHRQAHRLYPSLPNIDRYEFWCSTGEELHPSVKLENTQLQGSSHKSDVNMKTQILILEEQKNELLSINEKWAKEYRTMVHYYKEKVEELKALQQCDRFEEEEGKHVTLNRLKLKVIKGKESAQTEEGDASSEKLEAQKEVKELRAQNSALTRKGQHQHEEIRRLNKALKEALQSSQSLGVDNETLDIWKHQAEVFKEDFLKERRDREKLKGKYLELEKKYTKVHNELHVLRSQMTWTRQLHPVLNCSCANQAKCPNSEGHQVSQRHVKLQRRCTLDNKQ; the protein is encoded by the exons TCGGGTCTGCACACTCTGAAGACGCCTCCGAAACGCAGTATG tCTCTGCTTGAAAACTCAATGGAAAGGCTGCCTGTGGACCCATCAGAGTCAAATGACACtgacaaacacagacaagccCACAGACTGTATCCATCACTGCCAAATATAGACAG GTATGAGTTTTGGTGCAGTACTGGGGAAGAACTTCACCCGTCTGTGAAGCTGGAAAACACACAG TTGCAAGGGTCCTCTCACAAAAGTGATgtcaacatgaaaacacagattCTTATCTTAGAAGAACAAAAGAACGAG CTTCTTTCTATTAATGAGAAATGGGCAAAAGAGTACCGAACCATGGTGCACTACTACAAAGAGAAG GTCGAGGAGTTAAAAGCATTACAGCAGTGTGATCGCTTtgaagaggaagaaggaaaGCACGTCACGTTAAACCGACTGAAGCTCAAGGTGATCAAAGGAAAAGAGAGCGCACAG ACGGAAGAGGGTGATGCCAGCTCTGAGAAGCTCGAAGCACAGAAAGAAGTAAAAGAGCTGCGAGCGCAGAACAGCGCCCTGACCCGCAAAGGGCAGCATCAACACGAGGAGATCAGACGACTGAACAAG GCCTTAAAGGAGGCGCTTCAGTCTTCTCAGTCCCTTGGAGTGGACAATGAAACACTAGACATCTGGAAACATCAA GCTGAAGTCTTTAAGGAAGACTTTCTAAAGGAGCGCAGAGACCGGGAGAAGCTTAAGGGCAAGTATCTGGAACTGGAGAAGAAGTATACCAAAGTTCACAACGAGCTGCATGTCCTCAGATCTCAG ATGACATGGACTCGGCAACTGCACCCCGTGCTTAACTGTTCCTGTGCAAATCAAGCCAAATGTCCGAACTCGGAGGGCCACCAGGTTAGCCAGCGCCACGTGAAGCTGCAGAGGCGGTGCACTCTCGATAACAAGCAGTGA